TGTATTTTTTATAATTGCTTAATCTCTATGACTAAAATTCGTTTAATTCTCCTTACATCGTTTTCATTGGTCGCTTTTGCAGCAAATTCAATTTTCTGTCGATTAGCTCTCAAAGGCACCAACATTGATGCTGCTTCTTTTACCAGTATAAGATTATTTTCTGGAGCTATTTCTCTTTCCTTTTTAACTTACGCAACACAGAAAAAAATGATAATTTCAGGAAACTGGATTTCCGCTTTTATGTTATTCCTTTATGCAGCTTGTTTTTCTTTTGCTTATATAGGTTTACCTGCTGCTACTGGGGCACTTCTTTTGTTTGGAGCTGTACAAATTACTATGATTGGTTACGGATTCCAAATCGGTGAAACCTTAGATATTACAAAAATTTGCGGAATTATACTGGCATTTGCTGGCCTTATTTACTTACTTATGCCTGGAATTAAATCACCTTCTTTGCTTAGCTCTATATTTATGATTACAGCTGGTGTTGCTTGGGGAATATATTCTCTACGTGGAACCAAATCAAATAACCCAACGGCTACCACTTCAGGAAACTTTATTAGAGCTATTCCTTTTTCAATTGTACTAAATATATTTATGTTTGATAATTGTAATCTTGATATTGATGGAATTCTACTAGCTGTTTTATCAGGGGTTCTTGCTTCTGGTGCAGGATACGCAATCTGGTATTCTGTATTGCCAATTATAAAATCTACAAACGCTTCTGTATTACAATTAATTGTACCAGTTCTTGCATCCTTAGGTGGAGTTATTATAATTGATGAACCTTTAACATTAAGAATCATTATTGCATCCATCATGATACTTTTAGGTATATCCATTGTATTACTAGGAAAATTGAATTCAAAAACTAATACATAATTCGCAAAATTTTCATACTGCCACAGCGCCTAACAGCAACTAACCGCTTCGCTTCGGGACTTCGCCCTCGCTCGGTCTGCGACACATAGGCTTCTGGCACTCCCCTTGCATGCGCAAGTGTCGTGGCCAGTCCCTAACGTCCCGTTACCGGGACTCAGGGCCAGCCTACGTCGGTTAGTCTAGTTCGTTATGCGCAACGGGAAAAATAAATACAATTTAAGGATTAAAAATATGAAAACTAAACGAACTGTACAGACTAGAAAATACAATATTCTTTTTACTATCTTAGTTATTTTAGGATCGTTGAATTTAAACTCCGAACCGAAAAATAATCAAATAATAAAATTAACAAAAATTCGCTATGTAAATACTATAAACGGAAGTTTGAGATTAAGATCAATGCCAAATATCGATTCTAAAATCATTGCACAAATACCGAATCAAAAGGAAGTAGAAATTTTAAAATTTGATGATAGTGAAGTAATCTTAAATAATATAACAGGTAAATGGGTAAAAGTAAAATACAATGGTTTTGAAGGTTGGGTTTTCGACGGATACTTAATAAAAATCTATAATTTTTATCCGGAAGATGAATCAATGTATTTTCAATGTAATTCTGAAGATTCATATTTAAATAAGTTTAAACGATTAGAAAAAAGAAAAAACCTAAAAATCGATAAACAAAATTCAGAAACAAAAAAATATGAAGATTCTTATGAAGAAAACATCACTTCAATGACGACTGTATATCTTGGAGGAGCTTACTCTACAGTAGTATTCCCTGACAAAAGCATTAAAGATGTATTTGAATTTTACAAAGAATGTGATCCTAAATTAAAATTTGTAGATTACGATGAAAAAAATAATCAATTCCAAATAGAATTTAGATCAGAAAGCTTTTCGTCTGAGTCCTATAAATTTGAATATAAAAATAATAAAACTTTCGTTTTAACCGGCGGCCAAGCTTAAAAATTATTGCTTAAAATACTCTTTACAATAATCTAAAGAAATTTAGCTGAAATAACTTATTTTAAAAAGTTCCCGCAGCGCATAACAGCAACTAACCGCTTCGCTTCGGCACTTGCGGCCTCGCTCGGTCTGCGACACATAGGCTTCTGGCACTCCCCTTGCCTACGCAAGTGTCGTGACCAGTCCCTAACGTCCCGTTCCGGGACTCAGGGCCAGCCTACGTCGGTTAGTCTAGTTCGTTAATTGCAATTGGTAGATTCTATTCAAAAAAACCAGCGCGCAATTTTTCTTAAAAAGTCAGAGTCCAACTTTGCTTAAATCAATAATAGATCTTTATATCGGTTTTATTACTTTGTTAAAGATTCGAGCGCTTTAAAGAAAAGAATAAGAATTAAGAGGTTTATTTCTCTCCATTTCCTATTATTTTTTGCTCACGGTTTGCATGATTCAAAAACGATTATCGGGCTTTAAAGACCAAGAATAAGAAAGAAAATTTGCGCGCTGAGATTTCGCACACTTCGTATATTTCTCAAACACAATAGGAAACCAACTGCAATTAACTACCGCTAACCACTTCGCTTCGGGACTTCCGCCCTCGCTCGGCCTTCGGCACATAGGCTTTTGTCACTCCTCTTGCTTTCGCAAGCCTCGTGCCAATCCCTAACGCCTCCGCTCGGAGGCTCAGGGTCAGCCTACGTCGGTTAGCTAGTTACGTTATGCGCCATCATTTAAATGAAAGAACTAATTAATAAACTTTTATCAGAAAGTTATGATTTAAATCAAAAAATCGATATTGCAATCAATAATATCTCTATGAATCGACTAGGAAATATCAAAAGAGAATTAAACAAAGAACAAGAAAAAAATATCGATTTAATGAAAAGTTTAAACTATAGGAAAGCTAGTATAAATTTTCATATTACGAAAATAATCGAAACCACAAATGAAATAATTGAACATACGAATCACGAATTTCAAAATAGAAGAATTGTAAATTATCAGGATATAAATTCCGCACCGAACTACCTACTATTCCTATTGGATGATTTCATTTTTAACTTACTCTCTTTCTATGACTATCTAGCAAAATTAGTTTACCTAACCTATTTTAAGAGAATAAAAAGGATCGATTGGAATTGGCTGATCATCAAAGCAAAAAAAATCAGATCAAGGAATAATTCAAATTTTTACACCAAATACCGAATTAGAAATGAAGATATAAATTCATTGATTGAAGAGAATTATCAATTTATTCGAAAAATTTCAGATATCAGAAGTGATTTACTACACAATCGATCTTATGAATCAAATTTAACTCAGAATTTTAATTGGACACCCGAATCGACCCACGTGGAAACGGTAATCAAATTTCCTTCTGAATATTCTCTGAAAATAAAAATATTCCAAGAATTTCTAAATGAGCAAAATATCACTGAGGCAGACATTGCGATTGGATCCTCCTGGATATATCACAGATTTTCAAAATCAATTTCTATTATTTTAAATATAGCTATTGAAAGAGTAAGCTTAGAAAATAAAGATATTCTCAAATTGAAACTGAAATTCCCATAACAAATGACGGCGCATAACAGCGAGGAAACGCTGCGCTTCGGCACAAGGCCTCGCTTGGGCTACGCCACATTCCTCTCCGTCACGCTTCTCGCTACGCAAGAAGACGCGCCGACGCTAACGCCTCTGCGAGGCTCAGCTACGAGGAACGTCGTCTCCCCTAGTTCGTTATACGAAAGTGCTTAAAAATAATGACTAAACTAGAAAAATTCTTAATCTTCATAGGAATTACGGGCATACTAATAGTAATTATTCCCATATTTCTATATATTATTTTCTTCGGACTTAATATAAGTCATGATCACCGACTTTGGGCAGAATCTGGTGATTTTTTTGGCGGAATATTAAATCCTATCTTAGCATTTCTTAGTTTTATCGCTTTATTACTTACTATAAATATTCAAATAAAAGAACATAGAGCATCAATTCACGAACTTGAAGAAACAAAAAGAATTCATTCGGAACAATCTGTCATTTTCTCAAATCAAAATATAGAAATCATTAAGGATAAGTTTGAAAAAAGATTCTTTC
The sequence above is drawn from the Leptospira sp. WS4.C2 genome and encodes:
- a CDS encoding DMT family transporter, which encodes MTKIRLILLTSFSLVAFAANSIFCRLALKGTNIDAASFTSIRLFSGAISLSFLTYATQKKMIISGNWISAFMLFLYAACFSFAYIGLPAATGALLLFGAVQITMIGYGFQIGETLDITKICGIILAFAGLIYLLMPGIKSPSLLSSIFMITAGVAWGIYSLRGTKSNNPTATTSGNFIRAIPFSIVLNIFMFDNCNLDIDGILLAVLSGVLASGAGYAIWYSVLPIIKSTNASVLQLIVPVLASLGGVIIIDEPLTLRIIIASIMILLGISIVLLGKLNSKTNT
- a CDS encoding SH3 domain-containing protein, with the translated sequence MKTKRTVQTRKYNILFTILVILGSLNLNSEPKNNQIIKLTKIRYVNTINGSLRLRSMPNIDSKIIAQIPNQKEVEILKFDDSEVILNNITGKWVKVKYNGFEGWVFDGYLIKIYNFYPEDESMYFQCNSEDSYLNKFKRLEKRKNLKIDKQNSETKKYEDSYEENITSMTTVYLGGAYSTVVFPDKSIKDVFEFYKECDPKLKFVDYDEKNNQFQIEFRSESFSSESYKFEYKNNKTFVLTGGQA